The following are encoded together in the Synergistaceae bacterium genome:
- a CDS encoding rubrerythrin family protein, whose product YAKKAEKDGNLNAAKLFRAAADAETIHALKHFEVAGKIGSTADNLKDGVKGETYEYKEMYPDFVKEAEVEGNKAALMSFTFAMKAEEVHAGLYQEALENLDQTEEVFYYLCPVCGNIEKLQSEKCSICGVPGAKFIKY is encoded by the coding sequence CTATGCCAAGAAAGCCGAAAAAGACGGAAATCTCAATGCAGCGAAATTGTTTAGAGCTGCAGCTGACGCCGAAACCATTCACGCACTAAAGCATTTTGAAGTGGCCGGAAAAATTGGTTCAACGGCAGATAACTTGAAGGACGGGGTTAAGGGAGAAACTTACGAATATAAAGAAATGTATCCTGACTTCGTGAAGGAAGCTGAAGTAGAAGGAAACAAGGCTGCGTTGATGTCCTTTACATTTGCAATGAAAGCGGAAGAGGTTCATGCAGGGCTTTATCAAGAAGCGTTAGAGAACCTTGACCAGACGGAAGAAGTTTTCTACTATCTCTGCCCGGTCTGCGGAAATATCGAGAAATTGCAGTCTGAAAAATGCAGTATTTGTGGCGTTCCAGGGGCTAAGTTTATAAAATATTAA